Part of the Nostoc sp. ATCC 53789 genome, ACCATGTCCTGGGTCAATCACAACTAGTAATTTCCCTCTAGGAACTGAGGGGCGCGGCTTTGGTTGAGATATAGGACGGGGATTATCTATGGGGTTGGGGAATTGACCTTGGTTTGGCGATAAAGGAGGTAAATCAATGGGCTGTTGTGTAACGCTACCAGAACGTTGTAATTCTAGAGCCAAAAGTTGGTCGCCAACTTGGTTAAGTTCGCCAATTCGCACTCCTGCTGCTGGCTGAACCAAGACGTTAACTGTATTAGATTCTTGGGGTTGCAGGCGGACTCGTAGGATAGGGCTATTAGAATTAAAAGTCGGGCCTGTAACTTGGGGAGCTAACCGAGCATTGTTGATGGTAATGCGGTACAGACCAGAGGTTCTATCCCAGCCTCCTGTTGCAGATAAAGCTTGGTCTGCTCTAATCAGCAGTTGTGTGCCATTATTAGCCAGTTGCACAGACTCAATAGTCGCTGTACTAGATGGTATGGGGCGTGGACTATTACTATTACCTCCAGGGAACTGGGCAATGCCACGACTGGGCAGAAGCACAAAACCACTACTGTTACTATTAGTGGCTCGCCAATTTTGACTATTTTCATCCACCTGTAAAGTCATGCGAACAGCAGATGGGCTTGTTTGTAGTTGGCTGAACTGAATACGGCTGACACCATAACGATTAATCGACAAATCGCGTTGCTCTAGACTTGGTGATAAAGTAGCGCTGGCAATGTCGATGTTAATTTCTCTTTGATCGTTGCTACGATTTACCTGAATCTGAGGATTACCACCATTGGTACGGATGAAAAACCCATCGCCTGTAACTTGTAAGTTCTCAATTTGAGTTACCCTGGCGGCAAGCATTCCGTTTTTAGGTGGATTAATAGGGCTTGTTCTCACCACGTTGTAAATATCTCTTGGTGAGAACACAGATGGAGATGTTCTCGGTGAAGGTTGTGTTGCTATAGCTTGTTGTTGCCCACCAGTATTTCTTGAGGGAACATTTTCGGCTACTGGGGTGGGTAATTGCACCATCCACCGATCGCCAGTTCTACCAACAAATTGTACTCCCTTGGGGTCTAAAGTATAACCAGGAGTCAGTTCAACGACTATGCGCGTTGTTTGTTCGTCAAATTGTCCAACACGGATAGCACGAATTGCACCGCCCACCTGTTGGGTTAACTGCGGACGGCCAAATGTTGTTCCTGGTAAATCAATTACCAAACGAGTGGGGTTAAAAATTAATTGTGCTTGGGGTTGAACATTCCCTACAGTATTTATTTCTAGGTTGTTTTGATTGACATCAAAACGCCAAGATTCAAGTTTCGCAGCCATTGCGGGCGACGATAGCATGAAGATAGTTCCAATAGTACTGGATAGTAACCAGCGTAATTTCACAGTCTTTTCTCCTGATTCACATTCATGGGAGCCGTCAAAATTTCAATATATTGGCAAATCCTCACACCATCACCGCACACACTTGAGTATTACGCTGTTATTAAGACACAGCTAATGGCGTAAAATATAGCACGCTCCTCTGATTTTGCCATGCTATCCATTAGCCTAGGTAAATTTGACTTGTAAGCATCAGATGACAATAACAAAGATGCTACTCTTGTCCCGCCGCAATAATACTTAAATTGGTTTTACTACTAAATTGGATAAAAACGGTAAAGATTAGATGTATTTACTCAATAATTTCGACTCAATTACTTATCTTCTCTTTAAATACTGAAGGATGCCACGAGCGATCGCATCTGCCATTTGATTTTGGTAAGCGGAGCTTCTGAGTTTAGCGTTATCATCTCGACCAGTCAAATAACCTGTTTCTACAAGAATAGAAGGCATGGAACTTTTTCTGAGGACATAAAATCTGGCTCGCCGCACTCCCCTATCTCTGACATTTACGCTTTGGAGAATACTGTTATGGACAACGCGAGCTAGACCCAAACCACTGTCGTAATAATACGTTTCCAAGCCACTGACATCTGGACGACTTGCACCAGCCGAATTAGCATGGATGCTAACAAATACATCAGCGTTAGCTCGCTCTGCTAATTGCACCCGTCCGGGAAGGGTGACGAAATAGTCAGAATCCCGCGTCATAACGACTTGTACGCCATTTTGCTGCAAAACCTGGGCTATCCTTTTGCTAATAGGCAAAATAATATCCTTTTCGAGTAATCTCCCAATGCCCACTGCTCCTGAGTCTTTACCGCCATGTCCTGGGTCAATAATGACTACCATTCGTCCATTGGTAACTCGGCGCTGTGGTTGGAATTGGGGCTGAGGATTGGGATTGTTTGGGTCTGGGAATGGCCCCCGGTTTGGCGGCGGTAGCCCAGGTAAACCATAGGAGGGTCTTCCGGGGAGGGAAACAATTCGACGAGAACCTTGTATTGGTATAGCCAAAAGCTGGTCGCCGATTTGCTGGGGTTGATCGAGTTGTACTCCAGGTGCTGGTTGAACTAAAACAACGACTGTGTTGGCTGCTTGGGGTTGCAGACGTACCCGGAGAATGGGGCTATTGGGGGCAAAAGTAGGGCCTGTAACTCTGGGAGCTAACTTGGCATTGTTAATTGTGACACGGAACACACCGGATGATCTATCCCAGATTCCCGTAGCAGATAAAGCTTGGTCTGCTCTAATCAGCAGTTGTCTGCCATTATCAGCCAGTTGCACAGACTCAATGGTTGCTGGGGAGTTATTAGCAGCAGATAATCTGCTAGGGAAGGAGGGTGGTTGTGATTGATTGTCCGAATTGCTACTTCCAGGCAATCTGACAACGCGACTAGGCAGAACCACCAAACCACCACTGTTACTATTACTGGCTTGCCAATCTGGACTATTTTTATCTACCCGCAAAGTCAAACGAACGATAGGAGCTTGGTTTTGTAGTTGGGTGAATTCGACGCGGCTAATACCATGTTTGTTAACAGGCTGATTATTCTGTTGCGCCAGACGTGGTGATAAAGATGCATCAGAAACATCTATGAAGATACTAGCGCGATCGCGGCTGCGAATTGTCTTAATCCCCGGATTGCCACCACTGGTACGGAGGAACAACCCATCGCCTGTTACTGTC contains:
- a CDS encoding N-acetylmuramoyl-L-alanine amidase; protein product: MKLRWLLSSTIGTIFMLSSPAMAAKLESWRFDVNQNNLEINTVGNVQPQAQLIFNPTRLVIDLPGTTFGRPQLTQQVGGAIRAIRVGQFDEQTTRIVVELTPGYTLDPKGVQFVGRTGDRWMVQLPTPVAENVPSRNTGGQQQAIATQPSPRTSPSVFSPRDIYNVVRTSPINPPKNGMLAARVTQIENLQVTGDGFFIRTNGGNPQIQVNRSNDQREINIDIASATLSPSLEQRDLSINRYGVSRIQFSQLQTSPSAVRMTLQVDENSQNWRATNSNSSGFVLLPSRGIAQFPGGNSNSPRPIPSSTATIESVQLANNGTQLLIRADQALSATGGWDRTSGLYRITINNARLAPQVTGPTFNSNSPILRVRLQPQESNTVNVLVQPAAGVRIGELNQVGDQLLALELQRSGSVTQQPIDLPPLSPNQGQFPNPIDNPRPISQPKPRPSVPRGKLLVVIDPGHGGKDSGAPGLGGLLEKDVILPIGKRVAAILEQNGVQAVLTRDADFFVELQGRVEIAERVNATAFVSIHANSVDNRPDVNGLEVYYYDSGYALAEAVRNTILQNIGTIKDRGTRKARFYVLRKSSMPSILVETGYMSGREDNPRLASREYQNQMADAIARGILKYLQR
- a CDS encoding N-acetylmuramoyl-L-alanine amidase, encoding MKLHWLLPSTIGTIFMLSSPAMAAKLESWRFDANQNRLEINTVGAVQPQAQLIFNPTRLVIDLPGTTFGRPQLTQQVGGGIRSIRVGQFDTETTRIVVELAPGYTLDPKRVQFVGTSGDRWTVQLPRPEVDRVASFPASPPRSAYTVVTPDSERQPSISRVATTTRGATQIEGLTVTGDGLFLRTSGGNPGIKTIRSRDRASIFIDVSDASLSPRLAQQNNQPVNKHGISRVEFTQLQNQAPIVRLTLRVDKNSPDWQASNSNSGGLVVLPSRVVRLPGSSNSDNQSQPPSFPSRLSAANNSPATIESVQLADNGRQLLIRADQALSATGIWDRSSGVFRVTINNAKLAPRVTGPTFAPNSPILRVRLQPQAANTVVVLVQPAPGVQLDQPQQIGDQLLAIPIQGSRRIVSLPGRPSYGLPGLPPPNRGPFPDPNNPNPQPQFQPQRRVTNGRMVVIIDPGHGGKDSGAVGIGRLLEKDIILPISKRIAQVLQQNGVQVVMTRDSDYFVTLPGRVQLAERANADVFVSIHANSAGASRPDVSGLETYYYDSGLGLARVVHNSILQSVNVRDRGVRRARFYVLRKSSMPSILVETGYLTGRDDNAKLRSSAYQNQMADAIARGILQYLKRR